The Arachis hypogaea cultivar Tifrunner chromosome 16, arahy.Tifrunner.gnm2.J5K5, whole genome shotgun sequence genome contains a region encoding:
- the LOC112754457 gene encoding UPF0481 protein At3g47200 — MGNSSNEEDGGEPNKNNYHVIDMCKWKFNQERLASMQAKITGSPKLLSKGAGKRTCCIFRVPQSLIDANGKAYHPRIVSIGPYHRAQSRLNMIEEHKWSYLASLLARTHLHGLTLEALLESLAPLESRARECYSEALQLDTHDFIEMMVLDGCFIIELFRKVARLVPFELNDPLVTMAWILPFFYRDFLKLENQIPFFILQRLFEVSNIPQDKSTSSLTALALEFFNNILLRPDEVIRQKSTTAKGMHLLDLIRSSFIPNDEQVAEPKTVSTPTHVIHCVSKLRCAGIKINPGNDKETFLQVTFKHGVIEMPMLTVDDFMSSFLLNCVAFEQCYSSCSKQFTTYVTLLDCLINTYRDVEYLCDRNIIENHFGTEGEVASFVNNAGKDVAVDLEMCYLSRLFNEVHQYYSNSWHVQWATFKYRYFDTPWSFISALAAFVLLLLTVAQTYFAAYQYFDPQKFN, encoded by the exons ATGGGAAACAGTTCCAAtgaagaagatggaggagaaCCCAACAAAAACAATTACCACGTAATAGACATGTGCAAGTGGAAGTTTAACCAAGAGAGACTAGCTTCCATGCAAGCCAAGATCACAGGTAGCCCTAAACTTTTAAGTAAAGGCGCAGGCAAGAGAACCTGTTGCATCTTCAGGGTTCCACAGAGCCTAATCGACGCAAACGGAAAAGCCTACCATCCCCGAATCGTGTCCATTGGTCCTTACCACCGCGCCCAATCTCGCCTGAACATGATCGAGGAACACAAGTGGAGCTACCTCGCTTCCCTACTTGCTCGGACACACCTCCATGGGTTAACTTTAGAGGCCCTATTAGAATCCCTGGCACCCTTAGAATCCAGAGCCAGAGAGTGTTACTCCGAAGCCCTTCAACTAGACACCCACGATTTCATCGAGATGATGGTCCTTGACGGTTGTTTCATCATCGAGCTCTTCCGCAAGGTTGCAAGATTGGTACCCTTTGAACTCAACGATCCCTTAGTCACCATGGCCTGGATTTTACCCTTTTTCTACCGAGATTTCCTCAAGCTAGAAAACCAGATCCCGTTCTTCATCCTTCAACGCTTGTTTGAGGTCTCAAACATCCCCCAAGATAAGTCAACGTCCTCGCTCACCGCCCTCGCTCTGGAATTCTTCAATAACATTTTGCTGAGGCCAGACGAG GTAATAAGGCAGAAGAGCACGACGGCAAAGGGGATGCACTTACTGGACCTGATTCGGTCCAGCTTCATCCCGAACGACGAACAAGTGGCAGAGCCAAAAACGGTGTCAACACCAACGCACGTGATCCACTGCGTCTCCAAGCTTCGGTGCGCAGGGATCAAGATCAACCCAGGGAACGACAAAGAAACATTCCTGCAAGTAACATTCAAACACGGCGTGATAGAGATGCCGATGCTAACGGTAGACGACTTCATGAGCTCGTTCTTGCTCAACTGTGTGGCGTTCGAGCAGTGCTACAGCTCGTGCTCCAAGCAGTTCACCACGTACGTCACGCTTTTGGACTGCCTCATAAACACGTACAGGGATGTGGAGTACCTGTGCGACAGGAACATAATAGAGAACCACTTTGGGACTGAAGGGGAAGTTGCGAGCTTCGTTAACAACGCTGGCAAAGACGTCGCGGTTGACTTGGAAATGTGTTACTTGTCTCGGTTATTCAACGAGGTTCATCAGTATTATAGTAATAGTTGGCATGTTCAGTGGGCTACCTTCAAGTATAGGTATTTTGATACGCCATGGTCCTTTATCTCTGCACTTGCTGCCTTCGTTTTGTTGCTTCTTACTGTGGCTCAGACCTACTTCGCGGCTTATCAGTATTTTGATCCCCAaaaatttaattga